The following is a genomic window from Candidatus Zixiibacteriota bacterium.
CGAGCTGCCGGATCTTCTTCTCGACCGCATCGAGCTCCTCGGGCAGCGAGTCGATCGCGATCCGCAGTTCGGCCGCCGCCTCATCGATCAAATCGATCGCCTTGTCCGGGAGGAACCGGTCGGCGATGTAGCGGTCCGACAGCTTGGCCGCGGCCACGATCGCCCCATCCGAAATCTTGATCCCGTGGAAGGCCTCGTAGCGCTCGCGCAGCCCCCGGAGGATCGACACCGTCTCCTCGACCGTCGGCGGCTCGATCAGCACCGGCGCGAAGCGCCGCTCGAGGGCGGCGTCCTTCTCCACGTGTTGGCGGTACTCCTTGAGCGTCGTCGCCCCGACAAACCGGATCTCCCCGCGGGCGAGCGCCGGTTTGAGCATGTTGGAGGCGTCGAGCGCGCCCGGTCCGGCCGCCCCCGCGCCGACCAGCGTGTGCATCTCGTCGATAAACAGCACGACCTCCCCCTCCGCCTCCTCGACCTCTTTGAGGATCGCCTTGAGCCGCTCCTCGAACTCGCCGCGGAATTTCGAACCGGCGATCAGGGCGCCGATATCGAGCGCCACCAGCCGGCGCTCCTTGAGCGTCTCCGGCACCTCGCCGAGGGCGATCTTCTGCGCCAACCCCTCCACTACCGCCGTCTTCCCCGTGCCCGGCTCGCCGATCAGCACCGGGTTGTTCTTGGTCCGGCGCGATAGGATCTTGATGACGCGCCGGATCTCCTCCTCCCGCCCGATCACCGGATCGAGCTTCCCCTCCCGCGCCGCCTGTGTGAGATCCCGCGCATACTTCTCGAGCACCCCGTACTTCGCCTCCGGGGTCTCGTCCGTCACCCGGTAGCTTCCGCGGATCGACGAGAGCGCTTTGAGCAGTTCGTCCCGCCTGACCCCGTGGCCCTTGAGGATTTCCTGCGCTTTGGACCTGACCTCGAGGAGCGCCAGGAGCAGGTGTTCGACCGACACGTACTCATCCTTGAAACGGGCGAGCTCCGCCTCGGCCCGGGTGAACACCTGGCTCAACTCGCGCGAGGGATAGATCTGGCCGCCCGCGGCGTGCGGGAGCATCTTGAGCGCCTCGTCGACCTCGCCAGCGATGGCCCCTGTCTCGGCGCCCGTCTTTTTCAGAAGCTGCGGAACGAGTCCTTCCTCCTGGACCAGCAGCGCGTGGAGCAGGTGTTCGGGGGTGATTTGCGGGTGTTGTTCCGCCGCCGCCTGCTGCTGGGCGTAGCTGATCGCGTCGATCGACCGCTGGGTCATTCGATTCGGGTTCATCTATGTGTCACCTTCCTCCGTCATATCAAACCTCGACCTTGTCAGTCACCTTTCTTGGCATCGCCGTCCGAGGGTTGGGAGCGCTTCCACAACACTGCCGGGGCGCTAGGGGGTTTGATCGGTGGCATTGGACGCACAGGGTCAGCGTGAACGGCGCCGTACGGCAGGGGATACTGCCGGAAGTCTGGAGCCGTGTATATCCCGGAGAGAAGAACCCCGCCGGACGCTGCCTCACTATACATTGCTGTGCTCCGGCGGATATACCGTAGTGTACCCTCTCGCAAATCCTCTCTTGTGACTTCCCGCTCTAACGTGCTCACAAGGCGTATATCTCCATTCCTAACCTCGCAGTGGACCGAGGCCAATACAGTGACATTCCCGGAAAAGGCCGCTAATGGGACTAATCCTTCAACCGGCTTTGCTACTCTGCTCGGAGCCAAACCCTCAACACTGGCTTCGACTTCGAATCGAAGTACGGTCGTCCATGCGTCGTCGCCGCTCTGGTAGACGTAGAAAGATTTCACCGCTGGTTCGGACGGTATCAGGCGCAAGCCAGCGGGAAACACGAATTCACCGGGCATACGTTTTACAAAGGCGTTCACCAAGCTCACTACTCGCTGAAATCCAGGCAGACACCTCAAGTACTCCTCCGTTGCCCACGGTGGCTTTGGATAGTGAATCTCAATAAATGACTGAATGCTCCGGTAGAGACTGACCTTGGGCGCATTTTCCCCCAGTTCCTGAATCAGGGCATCGTGCAGACCCACCGGATCCATCTGATTCCCAAAGTCGCTAGTGTCGTTTGTTATTAGCACAGTCGGTTCTGAATTTGTCGCCACCTGAGTCACTGCACGCCACAGCAGGTAGTCCCCTATCCCTTCGCCATTCTCCTTAAAGGGCTTTCTTCTACTGACGACCGCTGTTATGATGTCATCCACCCCTGGTGGCTTCTCGGAAGCCGCGTCCAGATTCCAGTGTTCCAACTCCCTCAACAAGAACTCCCGGTAATTATTCATTTCCCGGTTGCTTTCTTGCTCTAAGCGCTCATAATCCAATGAGTTTCGCTTTGAGAGACTCTTCAGCCTTTTATCTAGCCTTTTCGCCTCTGAGATGATGGCCTTATAGTCGCGACCATAATTGGCCACAGTCTCTTCCAGGACGATTCTCGGAATTACTAGCTTGCCGTTATTCAACCTGAGAAAATGGCGCAGGTCAGTGAACCACCGGCCCCGAAGGAGGTAGTCCGCCATTAGGATATTGGTATCTAGTACGACATACATGCTACGGTTGCTCCTATGCTATGGGTCGTAACATTCTCTCGAGATTTGCGCCCCCTCACCACTCCTCCAACATCTTCCTCTGCTCCTCCGTCAGATCGGCCGCTCTTGGGATCCGCACATCCACTTCGACATACTGGTCTCCCTGCACGCCGCCCACCGAGAGCCCCATCCCCTTCAGCCGGAGTTTTGTCCCGGGCTGCGTTCCCGGCGGGATCGTCACCTGAATCTCCTTTAGCGGCGTCCTG
Proteins encoded in this region:
- a CDS encoding DUF4935 domain-containing protein — translated: MYVVLDTNILMADYLLRGRWFTDLRHFLRLNNGKLVIPRIVLEETVANYGRDYKAIISEAKRLDKRLKSLSKRNSLDYERLEQESNREMNNYREFLLRELEHWNLDAASEKPPGVDDIITAVVSRRKPFKENGEGIGDYLLWRAVTQVATNSEPTVLITNDTSDFGNQMDPVGLHDALIQELGENAPKVSLYRSIQSFIEIHYPKPPWATEEYLRCLPGFQRVVSLVNAFVKRMPGEFVFPAGLRLIPSEPAVKSFYVYQSGDDAWTTVLRFEVEASVEGLAPSRVAKPVEGLVPLAAFSGNVTVLASVHCEVRNGDIRLVSTLEREVTREDLREGTLRYIRRSTAMYSEAASGGVLLSGIYTAPDFRQYPLPYGAVHADPVRPMPPIKPPSAPAVLWKRSQPSDGDAKKGD